In Mytilus trossulus isolate FHL-02 chromosome 14, PNRI_Mtr1.1.1.hap1, whole genome shotgun sequence, a genomic segment contains:
- the LOC134696347 gene encoding tubulin beta-4B chain-like — protein sequence MREIVHMQAGQCGNQIGAKFWEVISDEHGIDPTGTYHGDSDLQLERINVYYNEATGGKYVPRAVLVDLEPGTMDSVRSGPFGQIFRPDNFVFGQSGAGNNWAKGHYTEGAELVDSVLDVVRKEAESCDCLQGFQLTHSLGGGTGSGMGTLLISKIREEYPDRIMLTFSVVPSPKVSDTVVEPYNATLSVHQLVENTDETYCIDNEALYDICFRTLKLTTPTYGDLNHLVSATMSGVTTCLRFPGQLNADLRKLAVNMVPFPRLHFFIPGFAPLTSRGSQQYRALTVPELTQQMFDAKNMMAACDPRHGRYLTVACMFRGRMSMKEVDEQMLNVQNKNSSYFVEWIPNNVKTAVCDIPPRGLKMSATFIGNSTAIQELFKRVSEQFTAMFRRKAFLHWYTGEGMDEMEFTEAESNMNDLVSEYQQYQDATAEEEGEFEEEEGEGEEA from the exons TTTTGGGAAGTTATCTCAGATGAACACGGTATTGACCCCACAGGAACCTACCATGGAGATTCAGATTTACAGCTAGAAAGAATAAACGTCTACTACAATGAAGCCACCG GTGGAAAATATGTGCCACGTGCAGTGTTGGTTGATTTGGAGCCTGGAACCATGGACTCTGTCAGATCTGGACCATTCGGTCAAATCTTCAGACCAGACAACTTTGTTTTTGGACAGAGTGGTGCaggaaacaactgggccaaggGACATTACACAGAAGGTGCTGAACTTGTAGACTCTGTTCTTGATGTAGTCAGGAAAGAGGCTGAAAGCTGTGATTGTCTTCAGGGATTCCAACTTACACACTCACTTGGAGGTGGAACCGGATCAGGCATGGGAACACTCCTCATCTCAAAAATTCGTGAAGAATACCCAGACAGAATCATGCTCACATTCTCAGTTGTACCATCACCAAAA GTATCAGACACAGTCGTTGAACCATACAATGCCACACTCTCTGTACATCAACTGGTAGAAAACACAGATGAAACATACTGCATTGACAATGAAGCTCTATACGATATTTGTTTCAGAACCCTCAAACTGACCACACCAACATATGGGGATCTTAACCATCTTGTCTCCGCAACAATGTCCGGCGTAACAACATGTCTCCGATTCCCAGGTCAGTTGAACGCTGATCTCCGTAAATTGGCTGTCAACATGGTACCATTCCCACGTCTTCATTTCTTCATCCCAGGCTTTGCTCCTCTGACATCACGTGGTAGCCAACAGTACAGAGCTTTAACTGTACCAGAACTTACCCAACAGATGTTCGATGCTAAGAACATGATGGCAGCTTGTGATCCCCGTCACGGCAGATACCTCACAGTTGCTTGCATGTTCAGAGGACGTATGTCAATGAAGGAAGTTGATGAACAGATGTTGAACGTACAGAACAAGAACAGCAGCTACTTCGTTGAATGGATCCCCAACAACGTCAAGACAGCCGTCTGTGACATTCCACCACGTGGTCTTAAGATGTCCGCCACATTTATTGGTAACAGCACAGCCATCCAGGAACTTTTCAAGCGTGTATCTGAACAATTCACCGCTATGTTCAGGCGTAAGGCTTTCTTGCATTGGTACACTGGTGAGGGTATGGACGAGATGGAATTCACAGAAGCCGAATCCAACATGAATGATTTGGTATCAGAATATCAACAATACCAGGACGCAACAGCAGAAGAGGAAGGAGAGTTCGAGGAAGAGGAAGGAGAAGGAGAAGAAGCTTAA